The genomic stretch GATATCAAAGGCGAAATAAAAGAAAACGTTCAAATAGTTCACGAGCTCTTGAATAATGAAATATTTGATATTGACAGCAAGTTGACCGCTATAAAAGAATTGATAAAATCCTCGGAGCTTTCAGAACTGAAAGCAGTCGAGAAGATACTAAAGGTCTTTGGTGAAACTCCTATCGATGGGATTGAACTGAATCATACAGGAAAAGTGCAGCTTAGGGATGGACGTACTGGAGATTACTTTGACAATTCCGTTACGGTAGGTTACATGTATATACTCAAACTATTGCACCTAGTAGATGATAAGATTCATGCAAGATCTACAGGTCCTTACTCACTCGTAACACAGCAGCCACTTGGCGGTAAAGCCCAGTTCGGAGGCCAGAGGTTCGGGGAAATGGAAGTTTGGGCGCTGGAAGCCTACGGCGCAGCCCATACCCTGCAGGAAATACTTACTGTGAAGTCTGACGACGTAGTAGGAAGAGTAAAGACATATGAATCCATTGTTAAGGGTGAAAATATTCCGGAACCTGGAGTCCCCGAGTCCTTTAAGGTTCTTATTAAGGAGCTTCAGAGCTTGGCTCTTGATGTAAAGGTTTTGACTGAAGAGAATCAAGAGATAACTATCAGGGAGTCAGTTGACGAGGAAGTTGAAGACCTCGGAGCTGATATGGAAGTACGCGAAGACATGGATTTCACAAGTCTCCCATTTAAAGGAGAAACCATTGCTTCAGAAGATCTCTATGAAGATTACGAAGGAGATGCTGAAGTGACAGAAGAATTCGAAGTCGAGATGGACTTCGATGAGCTCCTTTTGAACGAGGAAGAAGTTGAAGAGGATGACGAAGAGTTTTAAAACTAAAGGGTATTCCTATAAAGCATTGGTGCGAGGTGCGAGGTGCGAGGATTTAGCAAATGCTCCGAAGAGCTAACTAAAGCCACGAACCCCGAACCACGAACCCCGAACCAGAAATTGGCATAGCCAAATTCGGTACTAATTATTAGAAGGGAGAGATACCTCCTTGTTTGAATTAAATAACTTTGAAGCAATCAAAATAGGTTTGGCATCCCCGGAGAAAATAAGGGAATGGTCAAGGGGAGAGGTAAAGAAGCCGGAGACAATAAACTATAGAACATTGAAACCTGAAAAGGAAGGTCTTTTTTGCGAGAAAATTTTTGGTCCTACAAAGGACTGGGAATGCCACTGCGGAAAATACAAGAGGATCAGGTACAAGGGAATAGTTTGCGACCGTTGCGGTGTTGAAATAACCAAAGCAAAGGTTAGAAGAGAGAGAATGGGCCATATCGAGCTTGCTGCTCCAGTATCACATATCTGGTATTTCAAAGGAATACCCAGCAGAATGGGTCTTATACTTGATATGTCTCCAAGAGCCTTGGAAAAGGTTCTGTACTTTGCCTCCTACATAGTAGTCGATAATGGCGATACGACCCTTTCAAAGAAGCAGCTCTTAAGTGAGAAGGAATATAGGGAGAGCATAGAAAAATTCGGCAGCAGGTTCAGGGCAGGAATGGGTGCTGAAGCAGTTAAAGAACTCCTTAAGGATCTTGACCTGGAAAAGCTGGCAAAAGAACTTAGGATAGACCTTAAAGACAGTACCGGACAGAAAAGGCTTAGGTCAGTCAGAAGGCTGGAGGTTGTTGAGGCCTTTAAGAATTCCGGCAATAAGCCTGAATGGATGATTCTTGAGACTATACCGGTAATACCGCCGGATTTGAGGCCAATGGTGCAGTTGGATGGCGGAAGATTTGCCACCTCTGACCTTAACGACCTCTATAGAAGAGTAATAAACAGAAATAACAGACTTAAGAGACTGCTTGACCTGGGAGCACCGGACATCATCGTTAGAAATGAAAAGAGAATGCTCCAGGAAGCAGTAGATGCTCTTATAGACAACGGCAGAAGAGGAAGACCGGTAACGGGTCCTGGCAACAGACCATTAAAGTCCTTGAGTGACATGCTTAAAGGAAAGCAGGGAAGATTCAGACAGAACCTACTCGGAAAACGTGTTGACTATTCAGGACGTTCAGTTATAGTTGTAGGTCCGGAACTGAAGCTTTTCCAATGCGGTCTGCCAAATGAGATGGCCCTTGAGCTCTTTAAGCCTTTTGTAATGAAAAAGCTTGTAAATGACGGACTTGCACATAATATAAAGAGCGCTAAGAGAATGGTTGAAAGAGTTAAACCAGAGGTCTGGGATATACTTGAAGAAGTTATCAGCGAGCATCCAGTGCTGTTAAACCGTGCTCCAACACTGCATAGACTTGGTATCCAGGCTTTCGAGCCGATACTTGTACAGGGCAGAGCACTGAAGATTCATCCACTGGTATGTACTGCATACAACGCTGACTTCGATGGTGACCAGATGGCTGTACATGTACCTTTATCTGTAGAAGCGCAATCGGAAGCTAGATTCCTGATGCTGTCTGCCAATAACATTTTGGCTCCAAAGGATGGAAGACCGGTTGTAAGCCCAACACAGGACATGGTTATGGGTATATATTACCTTACTATACATGTGCCCGGTGAAAAGGGTGAAGGCAAGGTATTCACAAACTTGGATGAAATGATAATGGCCTATCAGTTGGGTGAAGTATCTCTGCATGCAAAGGTAAGGGTAAGAATAACAAAGGTAATTAACGGTCAAGAAAAGACCAAAATAGTTGAAAACACTGTCGGAAGATTTATTTTCAATGAGTCAATTCCCCAGACACTTGGCTTTGTTGAAAGAAATACCGAAGATGATATGTTCCTGTTAGAGCTTGATCCTAAGGACAGGGATGGAAATATAGTGCCTGTAGACAAGTCGCTGTTAGGAAAAATAGTCGATAAGTGCTTCAGAATGCATGGAAATACAAATACTGCAATTATGCTGGACGAAATAAAGAGACTGGGCTTCCATTACTCGACAAAGGGCGCAGTTACAATAAGCATATCGGATATGGATATTCCGAGCGCAAAGAAAGAGATTCTTTCAAAGGCAGATGAGAGAGTAGACAAAATTGAAAAGATGTATAGAAGAGGCTTAATATCCAATGAAGAAAGATATGAGCAGGTAATAGATACCTGGAAAACAGCCACAGATGATGTTACAAAAGCATTGATGGATAATCTGGATAGGCTCAATTCAGTGTATATGATGGCTAATTCAGGAGCCAGAGGTAGTGTTAATCAGATTAAGCAGCTGTGTGGTATGAGAGGTCTTATGGCTGATACCTCAGGTAGAATAATAGAAATTCCTATAAAAGCTAACTTCCGTGAAGGTCTTGACGTTTTGGAGTTCTTTACTTCCACTCACGGTGCTAGAAAAGGTCTTGCTGATACAGCACTGCGTACTGCTGACTCAGGTTATCTGACAAGACGTCTTGTTGACGTAAGTCAGGACGTAATAATCAGGGAAGAGGACTGTGGTACAGAAGAAGGCTTGATCATGAGCGAGATCAAAGACGGCAATGAAGTAATCGAAAAGCTTAAAGACAGACTCATGGGAAGATATACCAACGGAGACGTAGTAAACCCGGAAACAGGTGAAATACTTGTGAAAAAGGGCGAACTGATATCTGAAAAAATGGCTGGTACTATTGTGAAGCTTGGCATCAAGAAAGTTCCGATAAGAACAATACTGACCTGTCATGCAAAACAAGGCGTATGTACTAAATGCTACGGAGTAAACCTTGCATCCGGTGAACCTGTGCATATAGGAGAGGCAGTTGGTATAATTGCAGCTCAATCAATAGGTGAGCCTGGTACGCAGCTTACTATGAGAACCTTCCACACGGGCGGTGTTGCCGGTGATGACATTACTCAGGGTCTTCCTAGAGTTGAAGAACTTTTCGAAGCTAGAAAGCCTAAAGGACTTGCAATAATATCCGAAATCTCCGGTACTGTTAAAATTATAGACCAGAGAAAGAAGAAGGATGTTGTGATACTTGCAGAGGATGGCGATACCAGAACTTACACTATCCCTTACGGCTCAAGGCTCAGGGTTACTGAGGGCGAGGCAATAGAAGCAGGGGATGAGATAACAGAAGGTTCCGTAAATCCGCATGATATATTGAAAATCAAAGGTGTGGCAGGAGTACAGACTTACCTGCTCATGGAAGTGCAGAGAGTTTACAGGCTGCAGGGTGTTGATATCGCGGATAAGCATATAGAAGTTATTGTCAGACAGATGCTCAGGAAGGTCAAGATAGATGAGTCTGGAGATACAGAACTGCTTCCGGGCGGACTCTTCGACATATTCAAATATGAAGATGAGAATGCAAGGGTCAGTGCTGAAGGTGGAGAAATGGCTGCCGGAAAGAGAGTGCTTCTTGGTATAACCAAAGCATCCTTGGCAACAGATTCCTTCTTGTCAGCTGCATCCTTCCAGGAAACAACAAGGGTTCTTACTGAGGCAGCAATAAAGGGCAAGATAGATCCACTTGTCGGACTAAAGGAAAATGTCATAATTGGAAAACTTATTCCTGCAGGTACCGGCATGAAGAAATATATGGATATATCAATAAGGCCAGCTGACACAATAGAGTAAAAACTATTGACACAAAATATAACAAATGCTAAAATTATTTAGTGCGTTATAGAGAACCATTATAATGGTTCTCTTATGCACGTTTTAACTGATAACTCCTTAACAATAGATTTTCCAGGAGTGCCACAATTCTTTTCAGACTCGACATTACCGATGGTTGCCATGCAAAAATCCACAAGAGGTGATTTAAATGCAGGAACTAAAAGCTTCACACAGAAGAATAGTGGGGTTAAAGCAGACAGTAAAGGCAGTGAAAAATGGAACTGCAAAAAAGGTATATGTAGCTAAGGATTCCGACGATTTTATAAAACAGTCGGTACTTGATGCATGTAGCGATAAAAATTTACAAATCATATATGTCAGCAATATGAAGGAACTGGGAGATGCATGTGGTATAGATATTGGCGCTTCAACGGCGGCAATTGTCGAAGATTAAGATGCATATCAATAAAACGCCTTCATATGAAGGCGTTTTTTATCGCAAAAAGTATATCCAGAGCGTATTACAGAGCTTAGCTAATGTTAAGCCTGTGTATGATAAATAAAACAAGGAGGTGCATTTAATGCCTACAATTAGCCAGTTAGTAAGGAAAGGCAGAGAGAAGGTTGAGTACAAATCAACTGCACCAGCGTTGAAGGAAAGCCCACAGAAAAGGGGAGTATGTACTGTTGTAAAGACTACAACACCAAAGAAGCCTAACTCCGCATTAAGAAAAATTGCCAGAGTTAGATTGACAAATGGTATTGAAGTTACAGGCTACATCCCTGGAATCGGCCACAACCTGCAGGAACACTCAGTTGTTCTTATCAGAGGCGGCAGAGTAAAGGACCTTCCTGGCGTAAGGTACCACATTGTAAGAGGTACTCTTGATGCCGCTGGCGTTGCCAACAGAAAGCAAAGTAGATCAAAATACGGCGCGAAGAGACCAAAGAAATAATATTGTGCGAGTTATTTAACATTAGGCTGAATTTTGCCTATGTTTAAAATATATTTGCGCACAACGGCAGTTGATTAACTTGATGCTGCCGAGTACCGATGATATTAAAATTAATATTAAGGAGGGAAGTATAGTGCCAAGAAGAGGACATATATCGAAAAGAGACGTATTACCGGATCCATTGTACAATGATAAGATTGTTACTAAGCTTATCAACAATATAATGTATGATGGAAAGAAGAGCGCCGGACAGAAAATAGTTTATGGTGCTTTCGAAATAATGAGGGAAAAGACAGGTAAGGAACCCATCGAATTATTTGAAACAGCAATGGCCAACATCATGCCTGTTCTGGAAGTTAAGGCTAGAAGAATCGGTGGAGCCACTTATCAGGTTCCTATAGAAGTAAGGCCTGAAAGAAGGCAAGCATTAGGAATGAGATGGTTGATCGATTTCTCCAGAAAAAGAGGAGAAAAGACAATGGGTGAAAGATTAGCCGGAGAGCTCTTAGATGCAGCGAATAATACTGGAAACAGTGTAAAGAAGAGAGAAGACACTCATAAGATGGCAGAAGCTAACAAGGCATTTGCACATTACAGGTGGTAATTTCGGATCGAGGTTTGTAGTGAACAATATGAATATAGATTATATAATGCTAAATAATAAGTTTTTAGGGAATTATAACAGTGAAACTTACAACAGAAAGGAGGATAACTGTGCCTAGGCAATTTTCGTTAGAAAAAACAAGAAATATAGGAATAATGGCTCATATTGACGCAGGAAAGACAACAACTACTGAAAGAGTGTTGTATTATACTGGGAAAACATATAAAATAGGCGAAGTTCATGAAGGAACTGCCACAATGGACTGGATGGAGCAGGAGCAGGAAAGAGGAATAACAATTACTTCTGCAGCTACAACAGCCGAGTGGAAGGGACATAGAATAAACATCATAGATACGCCAGGGCACGTGGACTTTACTGTTGAAGTAGAAAGGTCACTGCGTGTATTAGATGGTGCTGTAGCGGTTTTCTGTGCCAAGGGTGGAGTTGAGCCTCAGTCTGAAACCGTTTGGAGACAGGCTGATAAATATAACGTTCCACGACTTGCGTATGTAAATAAAATGGACATAATGGGAGCAGATTTTTATAGAGTAGTCCAAATGATGAAAGACAGACTCGGAGCTAATGCTGTTCCGATTCAGCTCCCAATAGGCAGTGAGGAAAGATTTATAGGTATAGTGGACTTGATAGATATGAAAGCCCACATCTATAAGGATGATCTCGGCAAAGAAATGGTAATAGAAGAAATACCCGCAGATATGATGGATAAAGCAAAAGAGTTCAGAGAGAACCTCATTGAAAAGGTATCTGAAGTCAATGAGGAACTGATGATGAAGTATTTGGAGGGCATAGAACCGACGGAAGAAGAAATAATGACAGCTCTCAGAATAGGTACCATCGCAGTTAAGCTGAATCCGGTTATATGTGGATCTTCATACAAAAATAAGGGTGTACAGCTTATGCTGGATGCAGTTATCAACTATATGCCATCTCCACTCGACATACCTCCAATCGACGGTACTTCCTTAGATGGAGTAGAGAAGGTAGTAAGGCATTCAGATGACTCAGAGCCTTTTTCAGCTCTTGCATTCAAGATTATGGTTGACCCCTATGTGGGTAAGCTGGCTTTCTTCAGAGTTT from Clostridia bacterium encodes the following:
- a CDS encoding ribosomal L7Ae/L30e/S12e/Gadd45 family protein — protein: MQELKASHRRIVGLKQTVKAVKNGTAKKVYVAKDSDDFIKQSVLDACSDKNLQIIYVSNMKELGDACGIDIGASTAAIVED
- the rpsG gene encoding 30S ribosomal protein S7, encoding MPRRGHISKRDVLPDPLYNDKIVTKLINNIMYDGKKSAGQKIVYGAFEIMREKTGKEPIELFETAMANIMPVLEVKARRIGGATYQVPIEVRPERRQALGMRWLIDFSRKRGEKTMGERLAGELLDAANNTGNSVKKREDTHKMAEANKAFAHYRW
- the rpsL gene encoding 30S ribosomal protein S12 yields the protein MPTISQLVRKGREKVEYKSTAPALKESPQKRGVCTVVKTTTPKKPNSALRKIARVRLTNGIEVTGYIPGIGHNLQEHSVVLIRGGRVKDLPGVRYHIVRGTLDAAGVANRKQSRSKYGAKRPKK
- the rpoC gene encoding DNA-directed RNA polymerase subunit beta', translated to MFELNNFEAIKIGLASPEKIREWSRGEVKKPETINYRTLKPEKEGLFCEKIFGPTKDWECHCGKYKRIRYKGIVCDRCGVEITKAKVRRERMGHIELAAPVSHIWYFKGIPSRMGLILDMSPRALEKVLYFASYIVVDNGDTTLSKKQLLSEKEYRESIEKFGSRFRAGMGAEAVKELLKDLDLEKLAKELRIDLKDSTGQKRLRSVRRLEVVEAFKNSGNKPEWMILETIPVIPPDLRPMVQLDGGRFATSDLNDLYRRVINRNNRLKRLLDLGAPDIIVRNEKRMLQEAVDALIDNGRRGRPVTGPGNRPLKSLSDMLKGKQGRFRQNLLGKRVDYSGRSVIVVGPELKLFQCGLPNEMALELFKPFVMKKLVNDGLAHNIKSAKRMVERVKPEVWDILEEVISEHPVLLNRAPTLHRLGIQAFEPILVQGRALKIHPLVCTAYNADFDGDQMAVHVPLSVEAQSEARFLMLSANNILAPKDGRPVVSPTQDMVMGIYYLTIHVPGEKGEGKVFTNLDEMIMAYQLGEVSLHAKVRVRITKVINGQEKTKIVENTVGRFIFNESIPQTLGFVERNTEDDMFLLELDPKDRDGNIVPVDKSLLGKIVDKCFRMHGNTNTAIMLDEIKRLGFHYSTKGAVTISISDMDIPSAKKEILSKADERVDKIEKMYRRGLISNEERYEQVIDTWKTATDDVTKALMDNLDRLNSVYMMANSGARGSVNQIKQLCGMRGLMADTSGRIIEIPIKANFREGLDVLEFFTSTHGARKGLADTALRTADSGYLTRRLVDVSQDVIIREEDCGTEEGLIMSEIKDGNEVIEKLKDRLMGRYTNGDVVNPETGEILVKKGELISEKMAGTIVKLGIKKVPIRTILTCHAKQGVCTKCYGVNLASGEPVHIGEAVGIIAAQSIGEPGTQLTMRTFHTGGVAGDDITQGLPRVEELFEARKPKGLAIISEISGTVKIIDQRKKKDVVILAEDGDTRTYTIPYGSRLRVTEGEAIEAGDEITEGSVNPHDILKIKGVAGVQTYLLMEVQRVYRLQGVDIADKHIEVIVRQMLRKVKIDESGDTELLPGGLFDIFKYEDENARVSAEGGEMAAGKRVLLGITKASLATDSFLSAASFQETTRVLTEAAIKGKIDPLVGLKENVIIGKLIPAGTGMKKYMDISIRPADTIE